In Hymenobacter volaticus, the genomic window GTGGTAGTGGCCTGCGTGATTCTGAGTATGTATGGGGGCGGCTTCGCTACTATTCCAGCATATCTGTCCGATTTGTTTGGGAAGATGCAGGTAGGGGCTATTCACGGACGGTTGCTGACGGCGTGGAGTACGGCTGGCGTGCTTGGCCCGGTGATAGTCAACTACCTCCACACGAGCGCTAAGGCCAAAGGCTTGGCAGGAGCAGCCGCTTACCAATCGGTGTTTTACACAATGGCCGGTTTACTCGTGATTGGGTTGATTGCCAACTTCTTGGTGCGGCCCGTGGCAGAAAAGTATTTCGAGAAAGAAGCCGCCAAAAAAGTAGCAGCGTAAGCAAGCGGCTGTTCCCTGTTTCTTCACTGTAATCAATTCATCTTATGGAGCATACTTCTTCCAATACGCCGAATGATACGCCTAGCTCTGGTGCTGCGGTGGCAATAGCCTGGCTCTTTGTTGGTATTCCGCTTGCTTGGGGCGTCACCCAAACTTTTATCAAAGCACTGGCGCTGTTTAAGTAGCGCCGGCTGTAGACTAGCTTCTACAATAAAATACTTACTAGATGAAAGAAGCACTCATTTGGGTGCTTCTTTTGTTTTGTCTGAAACCTACCTGCACCTGCAACATGTCCGACCAGCCTGCCGACGAATCTATCATTCAGCTGGCGTCTTTCGCCAACGCTATATCGGCGCATCTGGCTAAAAACCAGTTGGAAGCTGCCGATATCCCCTGTTTTATTAGCAACGAGAATCGGCCGTATGGGCCTATTTCCGGCGGAGTACGCCTGCACGTCCGCCGCCGCGACCTAGCCGCTGCGCAGGAACTGCTGTACCCCGACCAAGCGGCTATGCAAGCCCTGCCCGCCACCGACGAAACCGATGCTGCGTCGGAAGTTATCCGCTGCCCTCGCTGCCACCACACCGATGTGGTTTGCCGCCAAGAGCCCGAGCCCAATGATAGTTTGCTCACAAAGCTTCGCCTCTGGATAATGTCGCCGGAGAAGCCGCAGTGCCACTGCTTTCAGTGTGGGTTAGATTTCGAGGCCTAAGCAGTGATCCAACCGCTTATTATTCAAGGCCTTAAATTTGGTGCCAACGCCGTGTGATTTCGCTATAGCAACACAAGCTGTTTCCTATGAAAATACCTTCCGTTGGCATCAATCAAACAGGAGCTTTAGGGACGGACAATCCAAATCAAGAGTCAGCCTTCTTGCCACCAACAACAAATTATCCGGCGCTCTTGCCGGATGCTACCCCCGCTCAGCAACAAGAATACGAGCGCGGCCGCTGGAATCATTTTTTGCTTGATGCCACGTGGCGCCGTACGCGCTTTAACGCTCAGCCTAACGCACTGTTAATGGAAGCCATTTGTGGCCGCCCAACCGGTAAGGCGTTGGACGTGAACATGGGCGAAGGACGCAATGCCATTTATCTGGCCCAACACGGCTGGCAGGTAACCGGCGTTGACTATGCCGAGCAAGCGTTGGCTTTTGCCCGCCAGCGGGCCCAGCAAGCAGGCGTTTTCCTCACTACTATCGAGCAAGATGTAGCTGCCTACTCGTGGGGCACCAATGAGTGGGACCTTGTTGTGCTTTGCTACGCCGATGAGGAAACCCATGTAGCGCAGGCACACGCGGCACTCAAGCCCGGGGGCTTGCTTGTGTTCGAGAACTTCCACACCGACGTCAATCGAGCACGCGGAATCAAGCCCGGTCAGGAAATCGGCTTTGCAACCGATGAGCTGAAAAACTGCTATGCTGCTGCCGGCTTCCAGGTTTTGCGCTACGAAGAACCACTCGGAGTTGCCGACTTTTCCTTGGAAACCCAACGGTTAGTGAAATTGGTCGCGCAAAAACGGTGAACATTACCCTACCGAATCTACCGAAACCGCCATGCGGGCAGCACAGCACCAGCAGCAAATAGCTCTTGCTCGGGTGGCAACTCAAGAAACGCATTGCTAGCCAACAAACTAGCTAAGTCGCCGGAACCACCGGCTCGTTCGGGATGGGCTAGCAACTGGCCGTTGCGGGCATATTCTAGCCGGACCAGCAGGAAATGCGTGAGCTTGGGCCGAAAGCTAACATCAACGGCAAGCACGGCCGGTACAGGGCCCGCTTCGGCCAAGTACGCAGCAGTTGGTTGCTGCACTCCGAGCAGCCAAGGCCGCGCGTACCGATAGAAATTCACGAAAGTGGAAACCGGATTGCCGGGCAGCGCAAACACGACAGCGCCACCAGGGCTCTGGCCAAACCAAAACGGTTTGCCAGGCCGCTGCTGCACTTCATGAAAAATTTGCTCTACGCCAAGTTCGCGCAGCACTTCCGGCAAGAAATCGGCTTTGCCCTTCGATACGCCCCCGCTGAGTATCACAGCGTCATACTCAGTTAAGAGAACCGGTAGATTCTGTTGCAGGATGGCTACATCATCGTTGAAATGAAACGCCTGCGTAATGGCACCCGTCTGCTCGGCGGCGGCTTGTAGCATGAGCGCATTGGAACGACGAATCTGGTGGGGGAGGGGCCGCTCGGCAATGGACACTAGCTCGTCGCCGGTGCTTACTACAGCCACTCTGGGCCGCCGTGTTACGGCCACCGTGCTAGCCCCAATGGTAGCCGCAACCGCCATTTCGGCCGCGCCTAAGTGCGTGCCAGCCGGTAACAGCAAGTCACCTTGACGGCGGTCGGCGGCGCGGGGGTGCACGTTGTGCCCGGCGTGGGGTGGCGGCACTTGTACAGTAGCAAAGCGCTGGCCGGTAGTCTCTTCCGTACGAAACATGAGGTCTTCGTAGCGAATGACGGTATCCGTACCCTCGGGGAGCATGGCGCCGGTCATGATTTCGGTGGCCGCCTGTGGGTTGAGTTGCGGAATGGGGGCCTGGCCGGCAAATTGGATGCGCTCAATTGGAAACTCGCTCAGGCCCGTTGCCAATGCCTCGAAACGAATGGCAATACCGTCCATGGCGACCCGGTTGAAAGGAGGGAAGTCTCGGTCGGCGTGCAGGTCTTCGCGCAGGATGCGGCCCGCAGCCAGAGGCAGCGCCAAAAACTCGACAGGCAACGATTGAATGGTGGCCGCGACGCGGCGAGTGGCTTCTTCTACGGAGAGCATA contains:
- a CDS encoding MFS transporter → MVVACVILSMYGGGFATIPAYLSDLFGKMQVGAIHGRLLTAWSTAGVLGPVIVNYLHTSAKAKGLAGAAAYQSVFYTMAGLLVIGLIANFLVRPVAEKYFEKEAAKKVAA
- a CDS encoding MFS transporter small subunit gives rise to the protein MEHTSSNTPNDTPSSGAAVAIAWLFVGIPLAWGVTQTFIKALALFK
- a CDS encoding putative signal transducing protein, with the translated sequence MSDQPADESIIQLASFANAISAHLAKNQLEAADIPCFISNENRPYGPISGGVRLHVRRRDLAAAQELLYPDQAAMQALPATDETDAASEVIRCPRCHHTDVVCRQEPEPNDSLLTKLRLWIMSPEKPQCHCFQCGLDFEA
- a CDS encoding class I SAM-dependent methyltransferase; translated protein: MKIPSVGINQTGALGTDNPNQESAFLPPTTNYPALLPDATPAQQQEYERGRWNHFLLDATWRRTRFNAQPNALLMEAICGRPTGKALDVNMGEGRNAIYLAQHGWQVTGVDYAEQALAFARQRAQQAGVFLTTIEQDVAAYSWGTNEWDLVVLCYADEETHVAQAHAALKPGGLLVFENFHTDVNRARGIKPGQEIGFATDELKNCYAAAGFQVLRYEEPLGVADFSLETQRLVKLVAQKR
- a CDS encoding molybdopterin molybdotransferase MoeA gives rise to the protein MLSVEEATRRVAATIQSLPVEFLALPLAAGRILREDLHADRDFPPFNRVAMDGIAIRFEALATGLSEFPIERIQFAGQAPIPQLNPQAATEIMTGAMLPEGTDTVIRYEDLMFRTEETTGQRFATVQVPPPHAGHNVHPRAADRRQGDLLLPAGTHLGAAEMAVAATIGASTVAVTRRPRVAVVSTGDELVSIAERPLPHQIRRSNALMLQAAAEQTGAITQAFHFNDDVAILQQNLPVLLTEYDAVILSGGVSKGKADFLPEVLRELGVEQIFHEVQQRPGKPFWFGQSPGGAVVFALPGNPVSTFVNFYRYARPWLLGVQQPTAAYLAEAGPVPAVLAVDVSFRPKLTHFLLVRLEYARNGQLLAHPERAGGSGDLASLLASNAFLELPPEQELFAAGAVLPAWRFR